A genomic window from Sulfurospirillum multivorans DSM 12446 includes:
- a CDS encoding TatD family hydrolase codes for MIIDTHCHLDDIQFRNDVDSVIQNAYKKGVQGIIIPGADREDLSFAQELSHRYEHIFFAAGIHPYHHEQYDEKILRSFLKDEKCIAVGECGLDYFRLPEDAHEKEFEKEQQHHIFAKQIALARELKKPLIVHIRDANEDSKRLLQEGNAGEVGGVLHCYNASKHLLELAQHGFYFGIGGVLTFKNAKNLVEVLPLIPREKLLIETDAPYLTPMPHRGERNEPAYTLLVAQKMAELLTMSVTELHNLTSKNAFTLFKALEKIKLATI; via the coding sequence ATGATTATTGATACCCATTGCCATTTAGATGATATTCAGTTTAGAAACGATGTCGATAGTGTGATCCAAAATGCGTATAAGAAAGGGGTGCAGGGGATTATTATTCCAGGTGCTGATCGTGAAGATTTAAGCTTCGCTCAAGAGCTTTCCCATCGCTATGAACATATCTTTTTTGCGGCAGGTATTCATCCGTATCATCATGAGCAGTATGACGAAAAAATACTCCGATCTTTTTTGAAAGATGAAAAGTGTATCGCCGTGGGTGAATGTGGATTAGACTATTTTAGATTGCCTGAAGATGCCCATGAAAAAGAGTTTGAAAAAGAGCAACAGCACCATATTTTTGCAAAACAGATTGCTTTAGCACGGGAGCTTAAGAAGCCATTGATCGTCCATATTCGCGATGCAAATGAAGATAGTAAGCGTCTTTTACAAGAAGGCAATGCAGGCGAAGTTGGAGGTGTCCTACACTGTTATAACGCGTCAAAACATCTTTTAGAGTTAGCACAGCATGGCTTTTATTTTGGTATTGGTGGCGTATTAACGTTTAAAAATGCCAAAAATTTAGTCGAAGTTTTACCACTGATTCCCCGCGAAAAACTCCTTATTGAAACGGACGCTCCCTACCTAACACCGATGCCTCACCGAGGTGAACGCAACGAGCCAGCCTATACACTTTTGGTTGCGCAGAAGATGGCAGAGCTTCTAACTATGAGTGTCACCGAACTTCACAATTTAACCTCAAAAAATGCTTTTACACTCTTTAAAGCTTTGGAAAAGATAAAGTTAGCTACAATCTAA
- a CDS encoding lytic transglycosylase domain-containing protein: MYKVILTLFFLFQSLHAFLNTDNNYEKQLIALKNFDLPNTFLKDSIFISMHEDVEIYKTKHFLRTLESGDRFVPILQKMMQEAGVPTEFLYLAMTESSFDPYSSSPARASGIWQFIPATARHYGLANNAFVDERRDPIKSTEAAIAYLKRLHDMFGKWYLAALAYNCGEGYVTKAIAKAGSDDISVLLDENKKYLPKESRLYIRKILMMSFISGSTDFMLDNGSEYLLNRANNATFVKVSVQSGTSLSDVAESIGISSKELKSYNPHLKHAFVSPLGAKGYLYIPQDRQVAFSQNFDQTKEPQKYAVYTTKKGDSLQSIAKRYGVSYQSLMELNNLKTAALKTKTELVVPSGVPMPVTTPSSNNAEKIYVIKAGDTIETVAKKHDIPVAQLIKANKKKNALVKVGESIVIPKN; the protein is encoded by the coding sequence ATGTATAAGGTTATTTTAACCCTTTTTTTTCTGTTTCAGAGTCTCCATGCTTTTTTAAATACCGATAATAACTACGAAAAACAACTCATCGCCCTCAAAAATTTTGACCTTCCAAATACTTTCTTAAAAGATTCTATTTTTATCTCAATGCATGAAGATGTGGAGATTTATAAGACCAAACACTTTTTACGCACACTTGAGAGTGGCGACCGATTTGTGCCTATTTTGCAAAAAATGATGCAAGAAGCGGGCGTTCCTACCGAGTTCTTATACCTTGCCATGACCGAATCGAGTTTTGATCCTTACTCTTCTTCTCCAGCACGAGCTTCAGGCATTTGGCAATTTATCCCTGCAACGGCACGTCATTACGGATTAGCGAATAATGCCTTTGTGGACGAAAGGCGTGATCCTATCAAATCCACCGAAGCAGCGATTGCCTATCTTAAACGGTTGCACGATATGTTTGGAAAATGGTACTTAGCTGCTCTTGCATATAACTGTGGTGAAGGGTATGTTACCAAAGCGATTGCAAAAGCAGGAAGCGATGACATTAGTGTGTTATTGGATGAAAATAAAAAATATCTCCCCAAAGAGAGCAGACTCTATATTCGTAAAATTCTGATGATGAGTTTTATCTCAGGGAGTACGGATTTTATGCTCGATAATGGCTCTGAGTATCTGCTAAATCGCGCCAATAATGCAACGTTTGTCAAAGTTTCTGTTCAAAGCGGCACATCTTTGAGCGATGTTGCTGAGAGTATCGGTATTTCATCAAAGGAACTTAAGTCGTATAACCCCCATCTGAAGCACGCTTTCGTCTCTCCTCTTGGTGCCAAAGGGTATCTTTACATCCCGCAAGATCGTCAAGTTGCCTTTTCTCAAAATTTTGATCAAACGAAAGAGCCTCAAAAATATGCTGTTTATACCACCAAAAAAGGGGACTCACTGCAAAGTATTGCGAAAAGATACGGCGTGAGTTATCAGTCCTTGATGGAGCTTAATAACCTAAAAACGGCTGCATTAAAAACAAAAACAGAATTGGTGGTACCTTCGGGTGTTCCAATGCCTGTCACAACACCTTCTTCTAATAATGCTGAAAAAATCTACGTGATTAAAGCAGGCGACACCATTGAAACCGTAGCGAAAAAGCATGATATTCCTGTTGCACAATTGATCAAAGCCAATAAGAAAAAAAATGCACTTGTAAAAGTGGGAGAGAGTATTGTCATTCCAAAAAATTAG
- a CDS encoding septal ring lytic transglycosylase RlpA family protein, which yields MSFQKISGLSLCVVMILTFYGCSSKNDSYAYRGPKPTPTMVPNGPINDSPAMHRATMRPYSIDGKMYTPTMVSVGDYFSGVSSWYGKDFHGKKTSNGEVYNMYEMTAAHKTLPMNTMLKVTNLKNNKSIVVRVNDRGPFVGTRIIDLSYTAATRIELVANGTGPVGIEVIGFAGVVAPAGSPKQSVVETDYLIQIGAFRSKEGATRFAQSNMNVNNRYNAIIKEGTFDNEPIYRVWLKGFGSEAEASDFIAKGPHKGSFIVRE from the coding sequence TTGTCATTCCAAAAAATTAGTGGATTAAGCCTTTGTGTTGTCATGATTTTGACTTTTTACGGATGCTCTTCTAAAAACGATAGTTATGCGTATCGTGGTCCAAAACCTACACCGACAATGGTGCCTAATGGCCCGATCAACGATTCTCCTGCCATGCATCGCGCTACGATGCGTCCTTACAGCATTGATGGAAAGATGTATACGCCCACTATGGTTAGCGTTGGGGATTATTTCAGCGGTGTTTCGAGTTGGTATGGCAAAGATTTTCATGGTAAAAAGACCTCGAATGGTGAAGTCTATAATATGTATGAGATGACAGCAGCCCACAAAACCCTTCCAATGAATACCATGCTTAAAGTCACCAATCTTAAAAACAATAAAAGCATTGTGGTTCGCGTGAACGATCGTGGCCCTTTTGTGGGAACACGGATTATCGATCTCTCCTATACGGCGGCAACGCGGATTGAGCTGGTTGCCAATGGCACAGGTCCTGTGGGTATTGAAGTGATTGGTTTTGCCGGTGTTGTCGCACCTGCTGGTTCACCAAAACAGAGTGTCGTGGAGACCGATTATCTGATCCAAATTGGAGCGTTTAGAAGCAAAGAGGGTGCAACGCGCTTTGCTCAAAGCAATATGAATGTCAATAATCGCTACAATGCGATTATTAAAGAGGGAACCTTTGACAATGAGCCAATATACCGTGTATGGCTCAAAGGGTTTGGCAGCGAAGCTGAAGCCTCTGATTTCATTGCAAAAGGGCCACATAAAGGCTCATTTATCGTAAGGGAATAG
- the hisB gene encoding imidazoleglycerol-phosphate dehydratase HisB, whose product MQTLQRITKETQISVELEINGTGKAVIETGIGFFDHMLEAFTKHSLIDLTLTCKGDTHIDFHHSVEDVGIVLGQALRASIYPIECVERYGNAVVVMDEAAVECALDLSNRAYLVYEVEMEGKVGAFDVELAEEFFRALIVNAGISAHIVARRGKNRHHLLEAAFKAFAVALRRSLVKNERAGIPSTKGVL is encoded by the coding sequence ATGCAAACACTCCAACGCATTACCAAAGAGACACAAATCAGTGTTGAATTAGAGATTAATGGTACAGGGAAAGCCGTTATTGAGACAGGGATTGGTTTTTTTGACCATATGCTTGAAGCGTTTACGAAACACTCCTTGATCGATTTGACGCTTACATGTAAAGGCGATACGCACATCGATTTTCACCACAGTGTCGAAGATGTCGGCATTGTTTTAGGGCAAGCCTTGCGTGCTTCGATTTATCCAATTGAGTGTGTTGAGCGTTATGGCAATGCGGTTGTGGTGATGGACGAAGCGGCTGTTGAATGCGCTTTGGATCTGAGCAATCGTGCGTACCTCGTGTATGAAGTTGAGATGGAAGGCAAAGTCGGCGCTTTTGATGTTGAACTCGCTGAAGAGTTTTTCAGAGCCCTCATTGTCAATGCAGGCATCAGTGCGCATATCGTTGCGCGTCGTGGTAAAAACAGACACCACCTTTTAGAAGCGGCATTTAAAGCATTTGCCGTAGCCCTTCGTCGGAGTTTAGTGAAAAATGAGCGTGCGGGAATTCCAAGTACTAAAGGTGTGTTGTAA
- a CDS encoding KdsC family phosphatase has protein sequence MIELLVFDVDGCLTDGGIMYGNSETEEFKTFHVKDGFGIVSWMKLGRKSAIITGRSSDVVTKRAKELGITHLYQDVKDKKAVLQAILNKEGLGFENVAAIGDDLNDLSLLRSVGLSFCPKDAMPLIQKEVDVVLSKEGGRAAVREMIDIVVEKENLSEAFVNLWL, from the coding sequence ATGATTGAATTATTGGTGTTTGATGTGGATGGCTGTTTGACCGATGGCGGTATAATGTATGGCAATAGTGAAACAGAAGAGTTTAAAACGTTTCATGTTAAAGATGGTTTTGGCATTGTCTCATGGATGAAGCTTGGCCGCAAAAGTGCGATTATTACAGGACGAAGTTCGGATGTCGTAACCAAGAGAGCGAAAGAGTTGGGAATTACCCATTTGTATCAAGATGTTAAAGATAAAAAAGCCGTTTTGCAAGCCATACTGAACAAAGAGGGTCTGGGGTTTGAAAATGTGGCTGCCATTGGGGATGATCTCAATGATCTAAGCCTTTTACGCTCCGTGGGTCTCTCTTTTTGCCCCAAAGATGCTATGCCTTTGATTCAAAAAGAGGTTGATGTGGTCTTGTCCAAAGAGGGTGGACGTGCAGCCGTTCGTGAAATGATCGACATAGTGGTCGAAAAAGAAAACTTAAGTGAGGCATTCGTAAACCTTTGGCTCTAA
- a CDS encoding LptA/OstA family protein — translation MALKILSYATVLFFGMMVFLMIKEPYTIDMLDANGNLVPEVELFNAQNYQLKENSIESIVHSEYVARYKDFDKLYVIHAGHKTKEGLRGILTSDEGTLQDNVMHFMTNSHYYRDDGVSLEGEDIYYDLKKEILSSEKPFIFTQKQSRSHGLSFVYQMKEGTISATNIHSFIQQLGKTK, via the coding sequence TTGGCTCTAAAAATCCTTTCGTATGCAACCGTGCTCTTTTTTGGCATGATGGTTTTTCTAATGATCAAAGAACCTTACACGATTGATATGCTAGATGCCAATGGAAATCTTGTCCCTGAAGTGGAACTCTTTAATGCCCAAAATTATCAACTGAAAGAAAACAGTATAGAGAGCATTGTCCATTCGGAGTACGTTGCTCGGTACAAAGATTTTGATAAACTCTATGTCATTCATGCTGGGCATAAAACCAAAGAGGGATTGCGTGGCATACTCACCTCTGATGAAGGAACCCTGCAAGATAACGTGATGCATTTTATGACTAATTCGCATTATTATAGAGATGATGGTGTCTCTTTAGAGGGTGAAGATATTTATTATGATCTCAAAAAAGAAATTTTAAGCAGTGAAAAACCCTTTATTTTTACCCAGAAGCAGAGCCGTAGCCATGGGCTTTCATTTGTTTATCAGATGAAAGAGGGCACAATAAGCGCCACGAATATACACTCCTTTATTCAACAACTAGGAAAAACGAAATGA
- the lptA gene encoding lipopolysaccharide transport periplasmic protein LptA: MKKLGLLCLCLSQLLISAEVEVTADKFFADEKKQISIFEGHVVVIKEGDKLTAKKVVIEFDEKKQPLRYIATGDAKGNLTMNQKKYYGEAEKMTYEPTKSLYTLEKKAFLHEIETDKKVYGDFIRANQNTGQYEVDGKGAGPVKFIFKVEDKKQ; this comes from the coding sequence ATGAAAAAATTGGGTTTACTCTGCCTTTGCCTTTCACAACTGCTCATCAGCGCAGAAGTGGAAGTGACTGCCGATAAATTTTTTGCCGATGAAAAAAAACAGATCAGTATTTTTGAAGGGCATGTTGTGGTTATCAAAGAGGGCGATAAACTGACTGCTAAGAAAGTTGTGATTGAATTTGATGAGAAAAAACAACCCCTTCGCTATATCGCAACAGGCGATGCAAAAGGGAATTTAACGATGAACCAAAAGAAGTACTATGGCGAAGCGGAAAAGATGACCTATGAGCCAACCAAAAGCCTTTACACCCTTGAAAAGAAAGCTTTTTTGCATGAGATAGAGACCGATAAAAAAGTCTACGGTGATTTTATTCGTGCCAATCAAAACACAGGACAGTACGAAGTCGATGGCAAGGGTGCGGGGCCTGTGAAATTTATCTTCAAAGTTGAGGATAAAAAACAGTGA
- the yihA gene encoding ribosome biogenesis GTP-binding protein YihA/YsxC: MIKVKDAFFVKSASKMEETTPEGMSEVAFIGRSNVGKSSIINALTNKKGLAKSSSTPGKTRLINFFQIVLAKDEKTYHMQLVDLPGFGYARVSHSLKEEWQKNLTTYIQKRVSIRTFVHLIDSRHPFLEIDQAVHTYLQEIVRADQHILRIFTKLDKLKQSEISVIKKNYPGALLVSSSSKKGIDKALEAIFATLFGDQE; the protein is encoded by the coding sequence GTGATCAAAGTCAAAGACGCCTTCTTTGTGAAATCTGCTTCTAAAATGGAGGAGACGACACCTGAGGGAATGAGTGAAGTCGCTTTTATTGGTCGCAGTAATGTGGGCAAAAGCTCGATTATCAATGCACTCACGAATAAAAAAGGGCTTGCTAAGAGCTCTTCAACGCCGGGAAAAACACGTCTGATTAACTTTTTTCAGATTGTTTTGGCGAAGGATGAGAAGACTTACCACATGCAACTGGTGGATCTTCCGGGTTTTGGGTATGCTAGAGTATCGCACAGCCTCAAAGAAGAGTGGCAAAAAAATTTAACGACGTACATTCAAAAGCGTGTCTCCATTCGCACCTTCGTGCATCTTATCGACTCACGTCACCCTTTTTTAGAGATTGATCAAGCGGTGCACACCTATCTTCAAGAGATTGTAAGAGCTGATCAGCACATTTTACGTATTTTTACCAAGCTCGATAAATTAAAACAGAGCGAAATCAGCGTGATTAAAAAAAATTATCCAGGCGCTCTTTTGGTCTCAAGCAGCAGTAAAAAAGGGATTGATAAAGCCTTAGAAGCCATTTTTGCAACGCTTTTTGGAGATCAAGAATGA
- a CDS encoding N-acetyltransferase, whose protein sequence is MIHYTKAKLSDIVLMQDVVQPEVEKGIILFRSSDEMATNIRSYILAKEDEQIIGFGALHFHADDLAEIRSLVVKDGFRGRGVGKGIVQTLMVEGEGLGVKKVFTLTYQKAFFESVGFSEIPKEALPTHKIWADCIKCKHFPICDEIALIKTI, encoded by the coding sequence ATGATTCATTACACCAAAGCAAAACTCAGCGATATTGTCCTGATGCAAGACGTCGTGCAACCTGAAGTGGAGAAGGGCATCATTTTATTTCGCAGTTCCGATGAGATGGCGACGAACATTCGCTCGTACATTCTTGCCAAAGAGGATGAGCAGATTATTGGCTTTGGAGCGCTTCATTTTCATGCCGATGATCTCGCAGAAATTCGCAGTCTCGTGGTCAAAGATGGTTTTCGTGGGCGTGGTGTTGGCAAAGGTATTGTTCAAACACTTATGGTTGAAGGTGAGGGTTTGGGTGTGAAAAAAGTCTTTACCTTAACCTATCAAAAAGCCTTTTTTGAATCGGTTGGTTTTAGTGAAATCCCCAAAGAAGCACTGCCTACGCATAAAATCTGGGCAGATTGTATCAAATGCAAACATTTTCCAATATGCGACGAAATAGCGCTCATCAAAACTATCTAA
- the mrdA gene encoding penicillin-binding protein 2, with protein MRIKIVLAIFISVWIALLVRVYYISIKSNAYYEEIAKQNAVKVEELAPLRGVILDRNLNPLSVNRLGFSIGIKPRLSLKASRDMLDEEIAFLSSVLPDFSVKELSKEYLKADSAYNHDFVEVIPFIPYDKLIPQFAKIAQHDNLRIKITSKRHYPYGTLASHVIGYVGKSNAQDVAEDETAKLVGFSGKTGIEKFYNTVLQGVKGEKKTKVTAFNQVIEQVSKTLPQSNDLILSLDLDLQRYIAELFGDDSGAVVVMNAKNGEILAAASFPEYDLNKFVNGISREEWAVLVNDLSHPFTNKLVNGLYPPGSVVKMGVGMAMMNSGIVTPTMTFESTGTMELGGRVFRDWKKEGHGIISYARAIKESCDDYFYKASLKTGIDNIAPFLSKIGFAQKTGIDLPREFIGTVPSREWKKARFGRGWSQGETLISSIGQGYFLVTPLQVAKYTAFLATGNGVTPHFVSKINDEALDFPVDPNIVSENEKRYLKITRDAMYEVANVQGGTALRHINLTAPFKIAAKTGTAQVVGISQTDKKRIREEDMDYYQRSHAWLTTYGPHDNPQYVVTVLVEHGGHGGSEGGPIVSKIYDKLYEKGYITLK; from the coding sequence GTGAGAATTAAGATCGTTCTTGCCATCTTCATTTCGGTGTGGATCGCCCTTTTGGTGAGGGTTTATTATATCAGCATCAAATCCAATGCCTATTATGAAGAGATTGCCAAGCAAAATGCAGTCAAGGTTGAAGAACTTGCACCCTTACGAGGCGTCATCTTAGATCGAAATTTAAACCCTCTGTCTGTCAATCGTCTGGGGTTTTCCATTGGCATTAAACCAAGGCTCAGCCTGAAAGCCAGCCGTGATATGTTGGATGAAGAGATCGCTTTTTTATCCTCTGTTTTACCCGATTTTAGTGTTAAAGAGCTCAGCAAAGAGTATCTCAAAGCAGACTCGGCGTACAATCATGATTTTGTAGAGGTCATCCCTTTTATCCCTTATGATAAGCTCATTCCCCAATTTGCTAAAATCGCGCAACATGATAATCTAAGAATTAAAATTACCTCTAAACGACACTATCCGTATGGTACGCTCGCATCGCATGTGATTGGTTATGTAGGCAAGTCCAATGCCCAAGATGTCGCCGAAGATGAGACCGCAAAGTTGGTAGGTTTTTCAGGAAAAACGGGCATAGAGAAGTTTTATAACACCGTTTTGCAAGGCGTTAAAGGTGAAAAAAAGACCAAAGTAACGGCCTTTAACCAAGTGATTGAGCAGGTGAGTAAAACACTTCCTCAAAGTAATGACCTTATCTTAAGCCTTGATCTTGACTTGCAACGCTACATTGCAGAGCTTTTTGGTGATGACAGTGGCGCGGTGGTCGTCATGAACGCTAAAAATGGCGAAATATTAGCTGCGGCAAGTTTTCCTGAGTATGATCTGAACAAATTTGTTAATGGTATTTCAAGGGAAGAGTGGGCTGTATTGGTCAATGATTTGAGCCATCCGTTTACCAATAAATTGGTGAATGGACTCTATCCTCCAGGATCGGTTGTAAAGATGGGCGTTGGTATGGCGATGATGAACTCAGGCATCGTCACGCCCACCATGACCTTTGAATCAACAGGAACAATGGAGTTAGGCGGTCGGGTTTTTCGTGACTGGAAAAAAGAGGGGCATGGCATTATCTCGTATGCACGGGCGATTAAAGAGAGTTGCGATGACTACTTTTATAAAGCCAGTTTGAAAACAGGCATTGATAACATTGCACCATTTCTTTCCAAAATTGGTTTTGCCCAAAAAACGGGTATTGATCTGCCACGTGAATTTATTGGAACGGTTCCGAGTCGCGAGTGGAAAAAAGCACGTTTTGGCAGGGGGTGGTCACAAGGTGAGACGCTCATTAGCTCCATCGGGCAAGGTTATTTTCTAGTGACACCTTTACAAGTGGCAAAATACACTGCGTTTCTTGCCACAGGCAATGGCGTAACGCCGCATTTTGTGAGTAAAATTAACGATGAAGCGCTTGATTTCCCCGTAGATCCAAACATTGTCAGTGAAAATGAAAAACGCTATTTGAAGATAACGAGGGATGCAATGTATGAAGTGGCGAATGTCCAAGGGGGTACGGCGCTGCGGCACATCAACCTCACGGCTCCTTTTAAGATCGCTGCAAAGACGGGAACGGCTCAAGTGGTAGGCATTTCGCAAACCGATAAAAAACGTATCCGCGAAGAGGATATGGACTACTATCAGCGTTCTCACGCGTGGCTTACAACGTATGGACCCCACGATAACCCACAATACGTGGTGACAGTTTTGGTCGAACATGGAGGGCATGGTGGAAGTGAAGGCGGTCCTATTGTCTCTAAAATTTACGATAAGCTCTATGAAAAGGGTTATATCACGCTCAAATAA
- a CDS encoding DJ-1/PfpI family protein yields MVTIGIVIFPNVEELDFVAPFEVLSYINKIALNSTKVILIAPSLEPVQAFNGLKILPDASFESAPALDILLFPGGKGRIEWMKKPSMKDFIQAHQSEATYLTSVCTGAFFLAEAGLLLGKEATTYHSAFDELAAYGVNVVSSKVVHDGKIITAAGVSSGLELGFYLLRELFSVKLAQEVAEKIEYEIDVSKL; encoded by the coding sequence ATGGTTACCATTGGTATTGTTATTTTTCCCAATGTCGAAGAGCTTGATTTTGTCGCCCCTTTTGAGGTGCTCAGCTACATCAATAAAATAGCACTTAACAGCACGAAAGTCATACTCATCGCCCCCAGTTTAGAGCCAGTGCAAGCGTTTAATGGTCTTAAAATCTTGCCCGATGCGAGTTTTGAGAGTGCGCCTGCTTTAGATATTTTGCTTTTCCCTGGAGGGAAAGGTCGCATTGAGTGGATGAAAAAGCCTTCCATGAAAGATTTTATACAAGCGCATCAGAGCGAAGCGACCTACCTGACCTCTGTCTGTACAGGCGCTTTTTTTCTGGCGGAAGCGGGTCTGCTTTTAGGTAAAGAAGCAACGACCTATCACAGTGCATTTGATGAATTAGCCGCATATGGCGTTAATGTCGTCTCTTCCAAAGTAGTTCACGATGGAAAAATCATTACAGCAGCAGGTGTGAGTTCAGGCTTAGAGCTTGGATTTTACCTTTTGCGTGAACTTTTTAGCGTGAAGCTCGCGCAAGAAGTGGCAGAGAAAATAGAGTATGAGATCGATGTGAGCAAGCTTTAA
- the ybeY gene encoding rRNA maturation RNase YbeY gives MLLIENEFNIPLHVKILEQICTEHTPKEVELLIIDGKSMQELNLEHRGMDKTTDVLSFPIDDFPHAPLGSIVINHELAAQKAKELGHSVEEEITLLFIHGMLHLLGFDHEVDNGQMREMETSWIMQYHLPKSLIVRTED, from the coding sequence ATGCTACTTATTGAAAACGAATTCAACATTCCTTTACATGTAAAGATTTTAGAGCAGATTTGCACGGAGCATACGCCCAAAGAGGTGGAGCTTTTGATCATTGATGGAAAGAGTATGCAAGAGCTCAATTTAGAGCATCGAGGGATGGATAAAACCACCGATGTGCTAAGCTTCCCCATTGATGATTTTCCCCACGCCCCTCTTGGTTCCATCGTTATTAACCATGAGCTCGCAGCACAAAAAGCCAAAGAGTTGGGACACAGCGTGGAAGAGGAGATCACGCTTTTGTTCATCCACGGCATGTTGCATCTTTTAGGCTTTGATCACGAAGTGGACAACGGGCAGATGCGTGAGATGGAAACATCATGGATAATGCAGTATCATTTACCAAAGAGTTTAATTGTTCGCACGGAGGATTAG